Proteins from a single region of Chromobacterium sp. ATCC 53434:
- a CDS encoding methylated-DNA--[protein]-cysteine S-methyltransferase, with amino-acid sequence MNALRHGLIDTYFGPVAACLDADGALVRLLFRPDPVQLTGARDDAALSEVARQLAEYQAGDRREFDLALAPRGTPFQQQVWATLRRIPYGSTVSYGELARVLGTPDGARAVGRANATNPIALIVPCHRVLGADGSLTGYAGGLPLKAALLRFELERSAPPGLFGG; translated from the coding sequence ATGAACGCCTTGCGCCACGGCCTGATCGACACCTATTTCGGCCCGGTCGCCGCCTGCCTGGACGCCGACGGCGCGCTGGTGCGGCTGCTGTTCCGCCCCGACCCCGTGCAATTGACCGGCGCGCGCGACGACGCGGCGCTGTCCGAAGTGGCGCGCCAGCTGGCCGAATACCAGGCCGGCGATCGCCGCGAATTCGACTTGGCGCTCGCCCCGCGCGGCACGCCGTTCCAGCAGCAGGTGTGGGCGACCTTGCGCCGCATCCCCTACGGCTCCACCGTCAGCTACGGCGAGTTGGCGCGGGTGCTGGGCACGCCGGACGGCGCGCGCGCCGTCGGCCGCGCCAACGCCACCAACCCGATCGCGCTGATCGTGCCCTGCCACCGCGTGCTCGGCGCCGACGGCAGCCTGACCGGCTACGCCGGCGGCCTGCCGTTGAAAGCGGCGCTGCTGCGCTTCGAGCTGGAACGCAGCGCGCCGCCGGGGCTGTTCGGCGGCTAA
- a CDS encoding sensor histidine kinase — MDNKNHSAASQDHVGMILKTVERGWWGFVDMVARLGWGRLALVILLGLMLGGILNLHMLVVTLALVAILVKILALGKHQAEQAADQAIARSEEAEQQAELEALRRQLAEARMGALQAQIEPHFLFNTLSSVCQLMEDSPARALSMQKALIRYLRSSLPEWRDSPGETSLSLQLELSRAYLEIMQLRMEDRLQVRIAVPESLLPARFPVMMLQTLVENAIKHGLEPKAEGGSIEIHAKVLDGKLRLEVRDDGAGFPELPGQGMGLANIRERLALLYGQQAELALEAPETGGTRATIALPFALS; from the coding sequence ATGGATAATAAAAACCACTCGGCCGCCAGTCAGGACCACGTCGGCATGATTCTGAAAACCGTGGAAAGAGGCTGGTGGGGCTTCGTCGACATGGTGGCGAGACTGGGCTGGGGCCGGCTGGCGCTGGTCATCCTGCTGGGCCTGATGCTGGGCGGCATCCTCAACCTCCACATGCTGGTGGTGACGCTGGCCCTGGTCGCCATCCTGGTCAAGATCCTGGCCCTGGGCAAGCACCAGGCCGAGCAGGCCGCCGACCAGGCCATCGCCCGCAGCGAGGAGGCCGAGCAACAGGCCGAACTGGAAGCGCTGCGACGCCAGTTGGCCGAAGCCAGGATGGGCGCGCTGCAGGCGCAGATCGAGCCGCACTTCCTGTTCAACACCCTGTCGTCGGTATGCCAGCTGATGGAAGACTCGCCCGCCAGGGCGCTGTCGATGCAGAAAGCGCTGATCCGCTACCTGCGCTCCTCGCTGCCGGAATGGCGCGACTCGCCCGGCGAAACCAGCCTGAGCCTGCAACTGGAGCTGTCGCGCGCCTATCTGGAAATCATGCAGCTGCGGATGGAGGACAGGCTGCAGGTGCGGATCGCCGTGCCGGAATCATTGCTGCCGGCGCGTTTCCCGGTGATGATGCTGCAGACGCTGGTGGAAAACGCCATCAAGCACGGCCTGGAGCCGAAGGCCGAAGGCGGTTCGATCGAGATTCACGCCAAGGTGCTGGACGGCAAGCTCAGGCTGGAAGTGCGCGACGACGGCGCCGGCTTCCCCGAGCTGCCCGGCCAGGGCATGGGCCTGGCCAATATCCGCGAACGGCTGGCCCTGCTGTACGGACAACAGGCCGAGCTGGCGCTGGAAGCGCCCGAGACCGGCGGCACCCGCGCCACCATCGCCCTGCCCTTCGCCCTGAGCTGA
- a CDS encoding DUF1176 domain-containing protein, translating into MTIKHAAIAPLLLALALPAWARVYTFKDWAVACDNIRRCQASGSQAEDGDNPVALLLTRTAGPGSAMAGRLSVADPDDGKIGALTLRVGKLKWTGITPDQAFAPARAALLLAAMRDADAMTLDDGRRRWTLSLAGLKAALLKIDEIQGRIGTRGALARPGDKPESAVPPAPTAPLVAPAATPAARPGDKALLPALLKRLKAADATCWNEQPDAEQPDAELYRLGASQLLVLRECGRAAYQSNYKAWIVDDKPPFRSRAAMPRDEDGKDAPLIGAAFERGVLSSYAKGRGIGDCGGGASWAWTGGDFQLMSAEEAPQCRGIPGGVPLRTWVSRQH; encoded by the coding sequence ATGACAATCAAACACGCGGCGATCGCGCCGCTGCTGCTCGCCCTGGCCCTGCCCGCCTGGGCGCGGGTATACACCTTCAAGGACTGGGCGGTCGCCTGCGACAATATCCGCCGTTGCCAGGCCAGCGGCAGCCAGGCCGAAGACGGCGACAATCCGGTCGCGCTGCTGCTGACGCGCACCGCCGGCCCCGGCTCGGCCATGGCCGGCCGCTTGAGCGTGGCCGATCCGGACGACGGCAAGATAGGCGCGCTGACGCTGCGCGTCGGCAAGCTGAAATGGACCGGCATCACGCCGGACCAGGCCTTTGCTCCGGCGCGCGCCGCGCTGCTGCTGGCCGCGATGCGCGACGCCGACGCGATGACGCTGGACGACGGCCGCCGCCGCTGGACCCTGTCGCTGGCCGGACTGAAGGCCGCGCTGTTGAAAATCGACGAAATCCAGGGCCGGATCGGCACCCGCGGCGCGCTGGCGAGGCCGGGCGACAAGCCCGAGTCCGCCGTGCCGCCGGCGCCGACCGCGCCGCTGGTGGCGCCGGCCGCAACGCCGGCGGCGCGCCCCGGCGACAAGGCGCTGCTGCCGGCGCTGCTGAAACGGCTGAAGGCGGCCGACGCGACATGCTGGAACGAACAGCCGGACGCCGAACAGCCCGACGCCGAACTGTATCGGCTCGGCGCCAGCCAGTTGCTGGTGCTTCGCGAGTGCGGCCGCGCCGCCTACCAGAGCAATTACAAGGCCTGGATCGTCGACGACAAGCCGCCGTTCCGAAGCCGCGCGGCAATGCCGCGCGACGAGGACGGCAAGGACGCGCCGCTGATCGGCGCCGCCTTCGAGCGCGGCGTGCTGTCCAGCTACGCCAAGGGCCGCGGCATAGGCGATTGCGGCGGCGGCGCCAGCTGGGCCTGGACCGGCGGGGACTTCCAGCTGATGTCGGCCGAGGAGGCGCCGCAATGCCGCGGCATTCCCGGCGGCGTGCCGCTGCGCACCTGGGTCAGCCGGCAGCATTGA
- a CDS encoding MFS transporter: protein METTSGKAGASPRWGMASLSLAMLLASLGTSIANVALPELSRRFGASFQQVQWVVLAYLLTVTALIVGAGRLGDLLGRRRLLLSGMALFAAASLLAAWSPWFGGLVAARAVQGAGAAVMMALSMAFVVDVAPRDAIGRAMGWLGTMSAVGTALGPSLGGALIAACGWRSIFLLQAALGAAAFALARRCLPEAARPARGRLGGFDLAGTALLALAASAYALAMTAGHGRFGALNAALLAAALCGGALFVWRQRRAAAEPLLRLEMMRDPALSGGMAMSALVAAVMMVTMVAGPFYLARTLGLGMAAVGLALSAGPLVSALSGLPAGAAVDRFGAQGVMRAGLAAMLAGAAALSLSPPAWGVPGYLAPLLLLTVGYAQFQAANNTQVMAGSDASRRGLVAGLLNLARNLGLVTGAAAMGAVFAAATGTDQLATAAPEAVARGMHVVFAAAAGLIALALAISLGGARRQALAAAAGDR from the coding sequence ATGGAAACAACATCAGGCAAAGCCGGCGCGTCGCCGCGCTGGGGCATGGCCAGCCTGTCGCTGGCGATGCTGCTGGCCTCGCTGGGCACCAGCATCGCCAATGTGGCGCTGCCCGAGTTGTCGCGGCGATTCGGCGCGTCGTTCCAGCAGGTGCAATGGGTGGTGCTGGCCTATCTGCTGACCGTCACCGCGCTGATCGTCGGCGCCGGCAGGCTGGGCGATCTGCTCGGTCGGCGCCGGCTGCTGCTGTCGGGCATGGCGCTGTTCGCCGCCGCCTCGCTGCTGGCGGCATGGTCGCCGTGGTTCGGCGGCCTGGTCGCGGCGCGGGCCGTCCAGGGGGCGGGGGCCGCGGTGATGATGGCGCTGAGCATGGCCTTCGTCGTCGATGTCGCGCCCAGGGACGCCATCGGCCGCGCAATGGGCTGGCTGGGCACGATGTCGGCGGTCGGCACCGCGCTGGGGCCGTCGCTGGGCGGCGCGCTGATCGCCGCCTGCGGCTGGCGCAGCATCTTTCTGTTGCAGGCCGCGCTGGGGGCGGCGGCTTTCGCGCTGGCCCGGCGCTGCCTGCCGGAGGCGGCGCGGCCTGCGCGCGGCCGTCTCGGCGGTTTCGACCTGGCCGGCACCGCGCTGCTGGCGCTGGCCGCGTCGGCGTACGCGCTGGCGATGACGGCGGGACATGGCCGCTTCGGCGCCTTGAACGCCGCCTTGCTGGCGGCGGCGCTGTGCGGCGGCGCGTTGTTCGTCTGGCGGCAGCGGCGCGCCGCCGCCGAACCGTTGCTGAGACTGGAGATGATGCGCGATCCGGCGTTGAGCGGCGGCATGGCGATGAGCGCCCTGGTGGCGGCGGTGATGATGGTGACGATGGTGGCGGGACCGTTCTATCTGGCGCGCACGCTGGGTTTGGGGATGGCGGCGGTCGGATTGGCGCTGTCGGCCGGGCCGCTGGTGTCGGCGTTGTCGGGCCTGCCGGCCGGCGCGGCGGTGGATCGCTTCGGCGCGCAAGGCGTGATGCGGGCCGGGCTCGCCGCGATGCTGGCCGGGGCCGCGGCGCTGAGCCTGAGCCCGCCGGCCTGGGGCGTGCCGGGCTATCTCGCGCCGCTGCTGCTGCTGACCGTTGGCTACGCCCAGTTTCAGGCGGCCAACAATACCCAGGTGATGGCCGGCAGCGACGCGAGCCGGCGCGGCCTGGTGGCCGGTTTGCTGAATCTGGCGCGCAATCTGGGCCTGGTGACCGGCGCGGCGGCGATGGGGGCGGTTTTTGCCGCGGCCACGGGAACGGACCAGCTGGCGACCGCGGCGCCGGAGGCGGTGGCGCGCGGCATGCACGTCGTTTTCGCAGCGGCGGCCGGCCTGATCGCGCTGGCGCTGGCGATTTCGCTGGGCGGGGCAAGACGGCAAGCTCTTGCCGCGGCGGCCGGCGATCGCTAG
- a CDS encoding N-acetyltransferase, with amino-acid sequence MQYGTVLNDVADPRTRAAIAAPLVAYNDARVGPGDHQPLVIQVEDGEGRIVGGLWGYTRYGWQYTELLAAPADARGQGLGRRLMEEAEAEARARGCVGAWVDTHSFQAPGFYEGLGYRRFGELEDYPPGHSRVFFRKDLKP; translated from the coding sequence ATGCAGTACGGAACCGTGTTGAACGACGTGGCGGACCCGCGGACCAGAGCGGCGATCGCCGCCCCGCTGGTCGCCTATAACGATGCGCGAGTCGGTCCCGGCGATCACCAGCCGCTGGTGATCCAGGTGGAGGACGGCGAGGGGCGAATCGTCGGCGGCCTGTGGGGCTATACCCGCTATGGCTGGCAGTACACCGAGCTGCTGGCGGCGCCAGCCGACGCGCGCGGCCAGGGGCTGGGACGCCGGCTGATGGAAGAGGCGGAGGCCGAGGCGCGGGCCCGCGGCTGCGTCGGCGCCTGGGTGGACACCCACAGTTTTCAGGCGCCGGGCTTCTACGAGGGGCTGGGTTACAGGCGCTTCGGCGAGCTTGAAGACTACCCGCCGGGCCACAGCCGCGTCTTTTTCCGTAAAGATTTGAAGCCGTAG
- a CDS encoding ABC-F family ATP-binding cassette domain-containing protein: MTTLISALSVRLDAGHGPLFNDLSFTVKLGDRIGLIGHNGCGKSTLLRLLSGQLEPSGGEVQYASACRLQHVEQHLPEQLYALSARQALRQAVEADQYWRVDSLLAELELDAQADTQVADLSGGQHTRLLLGRAVLRQPNLLLLDEPSNHLDLPSLLWLEDFLCRWPGGFILVSHDARLLDRATRHSWVMRDGRLYRFELPCGQALAELADADAAAHARRAGEQKEIDRLAASSKRLAIWGREHDNEKLVRKAKSMEKRVDRLKDEQTFVSRGSPWRLALKGQALSADSLLAFESLPVSAASGLPPLFSAAGLWLRPGDRVALLGANGAGKSSLLRQCWRDVQHGEPQAGWRWHPAASIAYYDQSLRQLADEATLLDALHPLAPLPETARRHALIAAGFAYSRHDQRVDTLSGGERARLLFLALSLASHHLLWLDEPTNHLDLDGKRELAEALAAFPGGALLVSHDRELIEAGCNRFWVLGDGRLREWPDADSAYAALFTAPAEATDRPAPASGAPLPSQASGEDAQWLRLCELEALLDADLARKPRHQKPQQQQAWRSEMRALERALGL; encoded by the coding sequence ATGACAACCCTGATTTCCGCCCTTTCCGTACGACTGGACGCCGGCCACGGCCCGCTGTTCAACGATCTGTCCTTCACCGTCAAACTCGGCGACCGCATCGGCCTGATCGGCCACAACGGCTGCGGCAAGAGCACGCTGCTGAGACTGCTGTCCGGCCAGCTGGAGCCGAGCGGCGGCGAGGTGCAGTACGCGTCCGCCTGCCGGCTGCAACATGTCGAACAACACCTGCCCGAACAACTGTACGCGCTGAGCGCGCGCCAGGCGCTCAGGCAGGCGGTCGAGGCCGATCAATACTGGCGCGTCGACAGCCTGCTGGCCGAGCTGGAGCTGGACGCCCAGGCCGACACGCAGGTCGCCGACCTCAGCGGCGGCCAGCACACCCGGCTGCTGCTGGGCCGCGCGGTCTTGCGCCAGCCCAATCTGCTGCTGCTGGACGAGCCCAGCAACCACCTGGACCTGCCGTCGCTGCTGTGGCTGGAGGATTTCCTCTGCCGCTGGCCAGGCGGCTTCATCCTGGTGTCGCACGACGCCCGACTGCTGGACCGCGCCACCCGCCACAGCTGGGTGATGCGCGACGGGCGGCTGTACCGTTTCGAGCTGCCCTGCGGCCAGGCGCTGGCCGAACTGGCCGACGCCGACGCGGCCGCCCATGCCCGCCGCGCCGGCGAACAGAAGGAGATAGACCGCCTCGCCGCCAGCAGCAAGCGGCTGGCTATCTGGGGCCGCGAACACGACAACGAGAAACTGGTGCGCAAGGCCAAGTCGATGGAAAAGCGCGTCGACAGGCTGAAGGACGAGCAGACCTTCGTCAGCCGCGGCAGTCCGTGGCGGCTCGCGCTCAAGGGGCAGGCGCTGTCGGCCGACAGCCTGCTGGCCTTCGAATCGCTGCCGGTGTCGGCGGCGTCCGGCCTGCCGCCGCTGTTCAGCGCCGCCGGCCTGTGGCTGCGCCCCGGCGACCGGGTCGCGCTGCTGGGCGCCAACGGCGCCGGCAAATCGTCGCTGCTGCGCCAGTGCTGGCGCGATGTCCAGCACGGCGAACCGCAAGCCGGCTGGCGCTGGCATCCGGCGGCCAGCATCGCCTATTACGACCAGTCGCTGCGGCAGCTGGCCGACGAGGCGACGCTGCTCGACGCCCTCCATCCGCTGGCGCCGCTGCCGGAAACGGCGCGCCGGCACGCGCTGATCGCCGCCGGCTTCGCCTACTCGCGCCACGATCAACGGGTGGACACGCTCAGCGGCGGCGAGCGGGCGCGTCTGCTGTTTCTGGCGCTGTCGCTGGCCAGCCACCACCTGCTGTGGCTGGACGAACCGACCAATCACCTGGACCTGGACGGCAAGCGCGAGCTGGCTGAGGCGCTGGCCGCCTTCCCCGGCGGCGCGCTGCTGGTCTCCCACGACCGGGAGCTGATCGAGGCCGGCTGCAACCGTTTCTGGGTGCTCGGCGACGGCCGGCTGCGGGAATGGCCGGACGCCGACAGCGCCTACGCCGCGCTGTTCACCGCGCCCGCCGAAGCGACGGACCGGCCAGCCCCGGCATCCGGCGCCCCCTTGCCGTCACAGGCAAGCGGCGAGGACGCGCAATGGCTGCGCTTGTGCGAGCTGGAGGCGCTGCTCGACGCCGATCTGGCCCGCAAGCCCAGGCACCAGAAACCGCAACAGCAGCAGGCATGGCGCAGCGAAATGCGGGCGCTTGAACGCGCCTTGGGCCTGTAA
- a CDS encoding methyl-accepting chemotaxis protein, with translation MTQFLSQFSIRLKIFSLIIVGIAAALIIGLNGIFGASSMFELTTDMHNNMLQPVRWLGQAAKQAAYVSRSDYRYIAESEKAVMDQISVKRETQEAEVRRYLDMYRKTELTPPEVDGLKRFDAAWAAMEVPCKQVRELSYTDTGNGENNKKALALMAKQCRPLFQAADDVLTELANINTKLADQAQQEAEAKYQQVRMMAISVLVLGLLLLLGLGLSIQAGIVGSLRAAGVAMDKIGNGDLTGDIRPQGRDEVADMMRSLAATQQHLRGAVGEIIRSAASVAATSEELAASTEQVSASIGQQANATSSAAASIEELTVSIDLCASNAGRANEQAAEAGQQAKAGNRDVQDSTTRVKRVNESVSSSADSLESLSVQAQQIGSIATVIKDVADQTNLLALNAAIEAARAGEQGRGFAVVADEVRKLAERTTSSAQEITDMIGKIQDGAREAVDGMRSSRQIVADVVVAAENASATISTVEERAAGVVSAIGEIALAMGEQRQASTELAGRVEAIAGMSKENGVAVDVFSQATRELAMVAEKLQQTTLAFKLE, from the coding sequence GTGACGCAATTTCTCTCTCAGTTCAGCATCAGGCTGAAAATCTTCAGCCTGATCATCGTTGGCATCGCCGCCGCGCTGATCATCGGCCTCAACGGCATCTTCGGCGCCTCCAGCATGTTCGAGCTGACTACCGACATGCATAACAATATGCTGCAGCCGGTGCGCTGGCTGGGTCAGGCTGCCAAACAGGCGGCCTATGTCAGTCGTTCCGATTACCGTTACATCGCGGAAAGCGAAAAAGCGGTGATGGACCAGATTTCGGTGAAGCGTGAGACGCAAGAGGCCGAGGTGAGGCGATACCTGGATATGTATCGCAAGACCGAGTTGACGCCTCCCGAAGTGGACGGGCTGAAGCGCTTCGATGCCGCCTGGGCGGCGATGGAGGTGCCGTGCAAGCAGGTGCGCGAGCTCAGTTATACCGACACCGGCAACGGCGAGAACAACAAGAAGGCGCTGGCGCTGATGGCCAAGCAGTGCCGGCCGTTGTTCCAGGCCGCCGACGATGTACTGACCGAGCTGGCCAATATCAACACCAAGCTGGCCGACCAGGCGCAGCAGGAGGCCGAAGCGAAATACCAGCAAGTGCGGATGATGGCGATTTCGGTGCTGGTGCTCGGTCTGTTGCTGCTGCTGGGGCTGGGCCTGTCGATCCAGGCCGGCATCGTCGGCAGCCTGCGCGCCGCCGGCGTCGCGATGGATAAGATAGGCAACGGCGATCTGACCGGGGACATCCGGCCGCAGGGCAGGGACGAGGTGGCCGACATGATGCGTTCGCTGGCCGCTACCCAGCAGCATCTGCGCGGCGCGGTCGGCGAGATCATACGCTCGGCCGCCAGCGTCGCCGCCACTTCGGAGGAGTTGGCGGCGTCGACCGAACAAGTCAGCGCCAGCATAGGCCAGCAGGCCAACGCCACGTCCAGCGCGGCGGCGTCGATAGAGGAGCTGACGGTCAGCATAGACCTGTGCGCCAGCAACGCCGGCCGGGCCAACGAGCAGGCGGCGGAGGCCGGTCAGCAGGCCAAGGCCGGCAACCGCGATGTGCAGGATTCCACCACCCGGGTCAAGCGCGTCAACGAGAGCGTCAGCAGTTCCGCCGACAGTCTGGAGTCGTTGTCGGTGCAGGCGCAACAGATAGGCAGCATCGCCACCGTGATCAAGGACGTGGCGGATCAGACCAATCTGTTGGCGCTGAACGCGGCCATCGAGGCGGCGCGGGCCGGAGAACAGGGCCGCGGCTTCGCGGTGGTGGCCGACGAAGTCAGGAAGCTGGCCGAGCGGACCACCAGTTCGGCGCAGGAAATCACCGACATGATAGGCAAGATCCAGGACGGCGCGCGCGAGGCGGTGGACGGCATGCGCAGCAGCCGGCAGATCGTCGCCGACGTGGTGGTGGCGGCCGAGAACGCGTCGGCCACGATCAGCACGGTGGAAGAGCGCGCCGCCGGCGTGGTGTCGGCGATCGGCGAGATCGCGCTGGCGATGGGCGAGCAGCGTCAGGCCAGCACCGAGCTGGCGGGACGGGTCGAGGCCATCGCCGGGATGTCCAAGGAGAACGGCGTGGCGGTGGACGTGTTCTCGCAGGCGACCCGCGAGCTGGCGATGGTGGCCGAGAAGCTGCAGCAGACCACGCTGGCCTTCAAGCTGGAGTAA
- a CDS encoding LytTR family DNA-binding domain-containing protein: MSKLTALIADDERLMREQLRAALERVWPELDIVAEARDGGQAVELAREHRPDLAFLDITMPVQSGIAAAMELDGLCPVVFVTAYDQYAIQAFEEGAIDYLLKPVEDDRLARTRQRWQQRAPEAAPPDWQSALRQLSRQLEKPAYLRWIRASVGSAMRMIATDEVLFFQSDEKYTRVQTTGGEALIRMPIKELLPQLDPDEFWQVHRSTLVRVSAIEQVRRDERGMQLRLRGYSEPLEVSRSYAHLFQRM, encoded by the coding sequence ATGAGCAAGCTGACCGCCCTGATCGCCGACGACGAACGCCTGATGCGCGAGCAGTTGCGCGCGGCGCTGGAACGGGTTTGGCCGGAGCTGGACATCGTCGCCGAAGCGCGCGACGGCGGCCAGGCGGTGGAACTGGCGCGCGAGCACCGACCCGACCTGGCCTTCCTGGACATCACCATGCCGGTGCAAAGCGGCATCGCCGCCGCGATGGAGCTGGACGGACTGTGCCCGGTGGTCTTCGTCACCGCCTACGACCAGTACGCGATCCAGGCCTTCGAGGAAGGCGCCATCGACTATCTGCTGAAGCCGGTCGAAGACGACAGGCTGGCGCGCACGCGCCAGCGCTGGCAGCAACGGGCGCCGGAAGCCGCCCCGCCCGACTGGCAATCCGCGCTGCGCCAGCTGAGCCGGCAGCTGGAAAAGCCAGCCTACCTGCGCTGGATACGCGCGTCGGTGGGCAGCGCGATGCGGATGATCGCCACCGACGAGGTGCTGTTCTTCCAGTCAGACGAGAAATACACCCGGGTGCAGACCACCGGCGGCGAGGCGCTGATCCGGATGCCGATCAAGGAACTGCTGCCGCAGCTGGATCCGGACGAATTCTGGCAGGTGCACCGCTCGACGTTGGTACGGGTGTCCGCCATCGAGCAGGTGCGCCGCGACGAGCGCGGCATGCAACTGAGGCTGCGCGGCTATTCGGAGCCGCTGGAGGTCAGCCGCAGCTACGCCCACCTGTTCCAGCGGATGTAG
- a CDS encoding LysR family transcriptional regulator: MTTPDLNLLIVLDALLTEGSVARAARRLRLSPSAMSRALARLRLATGDPLLVRAGRGLVPTPRALALRERVGPLLREAQATLAPPPTLDLAALQRTFTLRASDGFAENFGPPLIARLHAEAPGARLRFLLKLDKDSGPLRNGDVDLEIGVVGDGAGPELRMRALFRDRFVGVVRQSHPLAAGEVTAERYAAGRHILAARRDRGDSRIDLALHGLGLRRDIAVTVGGFSAALALARADELIATVPGRHTRYLRDGLISFPLPLAVPDITVSMLWHPRMDADPAHQWLRNAVKQVCDDAAP, from the coding sequence ATGACCACGCCCGATCTGAACCTGCTGATCGTGCTCGACGCGCTGCTGACCGAAGGCAGCGTCGCGCGCGCCGCGCGCCGGCTCCGGCTCAGTCCGTCGGCGATGAGCCGCGCGCTGGCCCGCCTGCGCCTGGCCACCGGCGACCCGCTGCTGGTGCGCGCCGGCCGCGGCCTGGTGCCGACGCCGCGCGCGCTGGCATTGCGCGAGCGGGTCGGCCCGCTGCTGCGCGAAGCGCAGGCGACGCTGGCGCCGCCTCCAACCCTGGACCTGGCCGCGCTGCAACGCACCTTCACGCTGCGCGCCAGCGACGGCTTCGCCGAGAACTTCGGCCCGCCGCTGATCGCCCGGCTGCACGCCGAGGCGCCGGGCGCGCGGCTGCGCTTTCTGCTCAAGCTGGACAAGGACAGCGGACCGCTGCGCAATGGGGACGTCGATCTGGAAATCGGGGTCGTCGGCGACGGCGCCGGTCCGGAGCTGCGCATGCGCGCGCTGTTCCGCGACCGCTTCGTCGGCGTGGTGCGGCAATCGCACCCGCTGGCCGCCGGCGAAGTCACGGCCGAACGCTACGCCGCCGGCCGCCACATCCTGGCGGCGCGGCGCGACCGGGGCGACAGCCGGATAGACCTGGCGTTGCACGGCCTGGGACTGCGGCGCGACATCGCCGTCACCGTCGGCGGCTTCTCCGCCGCGCTGGCGCTGGCCCGCGCCGACGAGCTGATCGCCACCGTGCCTGGGCGGCACACCCGCTATCTGCGGGACGGCCTGATCAGCTTCCCGCTGCCGCTGGCGGTGCCGGACATCACCGTCTCCATGCTCTGGCATCCGCGGATGGACGCCGACCCGGCGCACCAGTGGCTGAGAAACGCCGTCAAGCAGGTCTGCGACGACGCCGCGCCCTGA